One segment of Salvia splendens isolate huo1 chromosome 20, SspV2, whole genome shotgun sequence DNA contains the following:
- the LOC121781676 gene encoding uncharacterized protein LOC121781676 → MANAWRRTQSTIILTPKNLLLFISTSLVLLTFLYLSSQTPTPKSPIHSLSDRAINPFDCLAAPQAHPVVANTVEGLKFPFLYSLSDFGTLPDKPHKNIVRILKGKPFRRPDISATVQELLGEMKARNRQGIFVDVGANVGMASFAAAVMGFKVVAFEPVFENLQKLCEGIYFNRVGDLVELFEAAASDHSGNITFHKLVGRLDNSAVSAAGAKMAFKSNEEIALQLRSIPLDDVIRDSEHVLLLKIDVQGWEYQVLKGASKLLSRKKSEAPHLIYEEDERLLQASNSSAHEIREFLRTMGYRQCTQHGTDAHCTKTD, encoded by the exons ATGGCGAATGCGTGGAGACGAACCCAATCCACCATAATCCTAACCCCCAAAAACCTCCTCCTCTTCATCTCCACCTCCCTCGTCCTCCTCACATTCCTCTACCTCTCCTCCCAAACCCCCACCCCCAAATCCCCCATCCACTCCCTCTCAGATCGAGCCATCAACCCCTTCGACTGCCTCGCCGCCCCGCAGGCCCACCCCGTGGTGGCCAACACCGTCGAGGGGCTCAAGTTCCCCTTCCTCTACTCGCTCTCCGACTTCGGAACCTTGCCCGATAAGCCCCACAAGAACATCGTCCGCATCCTCAAGGGGAAGCCCTTCCGCCGCCCCGACATTTCGGCCACCGTGCAGGAGCTTCTCGGGGAGATGAAGGCGCGCAATCGGCAGGGGATTTTCGTCGACGTTGGGGCTAATGTCGGGATGGCCAGCTTTGCCGCTGCGGTTATGGGGTTTAAAGTGGTGGCGTTTGAGCCGGTTTTTGAGAATTTGCAGAAGCTTTGTGAGGGGATTTATTTCAATCGAGTTGGGGATTTGGTTGAGCTGTTTGAAGCCGCTGCGTCTGATCACTCCGGCAACATCACGTTCCACAAG TTGGTTGGTCGGCTTGACAACAGTGCAGTCTCAGCCGCTGGTGCCAAGATGGCTTTCAAGTCCAATGAAGAGATTGCACTTCAACTGAGGTCCATTCCTCTCGATGATGTAATCCGAGACTCTGAGCATGTCCTCTTGCTTAAAATAGACGTTCAGGGTTGGGAGTATCAAGTCCTCAAGGGCGCTTCAAAATTACTATCGAGAAAGAAGAGTGAAGCTCCACACCTGATATATGAAGAAGACGAGCGTTTATTACAAGCGAGCAACAGTAGTGCACATGAGATACGGGAGTTCCTTCGCACAATGGGCTACCGGCAATGCACACAGCATGGAACAGATGCACACTGCACGAAAACAGATTGA